CGTATTTGCACGAGGGTGATACTAAGCTGATTAAGAAGGCTTTCAATCAAAGCCTGGAAGCGCACAAGGAGATGCGCCGCAAGTCGGGCGAGCCCTATATTCTGCACCCGCTGGCCGTAGCCCAAATCGCGGTGGAGGAAATCGGCCTTGGTACCACCAGCATTGTGGCCGCGCTGCTACACGATGTAGTAGAAGATACGCCCACCGAAATCTCGGATATCGAGCGCGATTTTGGCCCCAAAACTGCCCGCATTATCGACGGGCTGACCAAGATTTCGGGTGTTTTCGAGTACGGTTCCAGCGAGCAGGCCGAGAACTTTCGCAAAATGCTGCTCACACTCAGCGAGGACGTGCGCGTGATTCTCATCAAGCTTGCCGACCGCCTGCACAACATGCGGACCCTAGACTCGATGCCGCGCCACAAGCAGCTCAAAATTGCCAGCGAAACCATTTACCTCTACGCGCCGCTGGCCCACCGCCTGGGCCTCTACGCCATTAAAACCGAGCTGGAAGACCTGCATCTTAAGTATACCGACACCGAGATTTACGCCGAGCTAAAGGGTAAGGTCAAGCAGAGCCAGAGCGCCCGCAACCGCTTTATCAAGGAATTCGTGCACCCCATCGATGAAGAGCTGAAAGCACAGGGCTTCACTTACGAAATCAAGGGTAGGCCGAAGAGTATCTACTCGATTCTTAAGAAGATGCGTAAGCAGAATATCACTTTCGAGGAGGTGTATGACCTGTTTGCCATCCGCGTCATTCTGGACGTGCCGCCCGAGCAGGAGAAGGCCGCCTGCTGGCAGGTGTATTCCATTGTCACGGACTTTTATCAGCCTAACCCCGACCGCCTGCGCGACTGGGTGAGCACGCCTAAGGCCAACGGCTACGAGAGCCTGCACACCACCGTTATGTCGCACCCCGGCCAGTGGGTCGAGGTGCAAATCCGCTCGCGGCGCATGGATGACATCGCCGAAAAAGGCTACGCCGCGCACTGGAAATACAAGGATACCGGCAGCCTACAACCCGAATCGACGCTCGAAGCGTGGGTCAACCGGGTGCGCGAAATGCTGGAAACCAACAATTCGAGCGCGCTCGAATTCATGGATGAGTTTCGCCAAAACCTGTTCGTGAAGGAGGTCTACACCTTCACGCCCAAGGGCAAGCTCATCATTTTGCCCGATAAGGCCACGGCGCTGGATTTTGCCTTCGATATTCATACCCACATCGGCCTGCACTGCCTCGGGGCCAAGGTCAACCAGAAGCTGGAGCCCTTTAGCTACCAACTGCGCAACGGCGACCAGGTGGAAATCCTGACCTCGCACAAGCAGCGCCCTACCCCCGAGTGGCTTACCTACGTGATTACGAGCA
The genomic region above belongs to Hymenobacter psoromatis and contains:
- a CDS encoding RelA/SpoT family protein yields the protein MPPVIDLEAERQEILRQYRRLLRTAKPYLHEGDTKLIKKAFNQSLEAHKEMRRKSGEPYILHPLAVAQIAVEEIGLGTTSIVAALLHDVVEDTPTEISDIERDFGPKTARIIDGLTKISGVFEYGSSEQAENFRKMLLTLSEDVRVILIKLADRLHNMRTLDSMPRHKQLKIASETIYLYAPLAHRLGLYAIKTELEDLHLKYTDTEIYAELKGKVKQSQSARNRFIKEFVHPIDEELKAQGFTYEIKGRPKSIYSILKKMRKQNITFEEVYDLFAIRVILDVPPEQEKAACWQVYSIVTDFYQPNPDRLRDWVSTPKANGYESLHTTVMSHPGQWVEVQIRSRRMDDIAEKGYAAHWKYKDTGSLQPESTLEAWVNRVREMLETNNSSALEFMDEFRQNLFVKEVYTFTPKGKLIILPDKATALDFAFDIHTHIGLHCLGAKVNQKLEPFSYQLRNGDQVEILTSHKQRPTPEWLTYVITSKAKTRIKDFLREDKRAKADDGKFILEKRLELIGVENTPENFQRLLAYFNVPTPPEFYYRLAVGQLDGREIRDTLFKSAASRANSVLEPKKFDHEVQKIRGVRPDMLVVGERTDKFNHSLARCCNPIPGDDVFGFETESGLIIHRTSCHRAVDLMSNYGNRIVRAKWTDQLELAFLAGIRLKGSDRVGIVNDVTRIISTSLKVNMRSITVDSNDGFFEGQIMVFVNDTDHLNTLIQRLSKVNGVLQVERFES